The DNA segment GGAAGCAGGCGGCCCAGACGAGTGGGAGTGTTCCACGAAGGGCCGGCCACATCTTCGCGGAGACACAACGTTACCTCAAATGTCTGAAGTAGCTACCGTGAAGGCAATCGCATTCGTGCACTGTCATAAGAAGTGGCCAACGTATGCGTGCAACTGTTGATGCGGCGGAGCATTTTAGTGTTAAAAGGTTCGAGTAAATCGATCCCTACTGTCAACTAGTCTTCATGCAACCGGACGCGGCGTAGATAAGCCATTCCATCGTGCATATCGGCGAAAATCCGAAAGAACGCTAAATGGGTTTTGACGATGCGATGCGGACTGCCGCCCACTCTGCCGAGCAAGCTGTCTCGAGAGCGATGGCAAAATACCGCGACGGCCTCGTGACCGACGAGGACGACTTGACAGGTGTTCTGGTAGGCAGTCTCGATGCCGAATTCTCCGCGAAAGGCGGAAGTGACATTGGCGGGCTCCAGTGGTCGAGCTCAATCTTGCGTCATCGCAAGGGGGTGGCTGCGGAGGAGAAGCGTATTGGCGCCGACATGATCATCCACGTCCGAGTCAACACGCCCATCCAGACATACTCGAAGGCGGTCCTCGTGCAGGCTAAGCGGCAAGAGCCAGGTGACCAGATGAGCGCTAAGGAACGAAATGAGCTGCTGGGACAATGCAAGAAGATGCTGGCGGTCACGCCCGCCGCGTTTGTCTTCGACTATGCCAAGGGCGAGATGCGATGCGCATCTGCGACGAAAATCGGCGGTTCCACCAACAACGATCTTCACGCCGCTTGCAATTGGACAGCCTACCGATTTTTCCTCGAACTCTTCCGCTGCCCAATCGGCGACCCGCGGATCACGTCTGCCAAGGCTGCGGATCTTCCGGTTCCGATCGTACTGAAGCTAGCCGGAACGGGGGACCTCACACAGGAATAGACCGGCTCCGGCGCCTTAGATCCTCCCTAACCTCTTGAAATGTTGGCGAGTGCGCGTCGATAGCATTTGCTAAATTGGGGCGAGCCACCGAGAGCTTGGTGTGCGTCGGCAGAGGCGACGCATCCGCAACTGAAGGCCACACCTCAAGAGCCCGCCAATCTCATGATCGACATGGCTTCTTCGAAGACCTCGATGCCCAACGGCGTATCAAAGGAAGATAGGAGATACTGACCAATTCCGAAGTAGGCTGGCCTGTTTAACCGGCTTGGTATCAATCTGGAGCAATTGACGCACTCAGAAACCTCGAAATCACCTTCCTGTGCTGATAAAAGACCGTGACATTCGTTCGCTTCTGAGCCTGCTCTATATGAAAGTCCTATCCCTTGTCTTTGCGCTTCTCGGATCATGGCCCTGAATTCCCTTCTGCGCTTATCGACGCGTTGATGGCAGGGAATGTCGTGTTCCTGTGCGGCACAGGCATTAGCGCGCCGCAGCTCCCCGATTTCAAGTCGCTGGTCGACCGAACCTATGCGCGGCTCGGCGTCGAGATGGATGCGTCGGAGCAGCGATCCTATGACGGTCAGCGCTTTGAGGAAGTGCTCGGCGCCCTTGGTCGTCGGCTCGCAGATCCCGAGGCGATGATGCGCGCTGCCTCCGAACTGCTTGCGGTGCCCGCCGATCCTCAGCTCGACCAACACCGCACGGTGCTGCGACTTTCGCGCGACCTCAGCAATCGCGTCCTCACCGTCACCACCAATTTCGACACGCTGCTTGAGCGAGCGCTAGACCTACCTGCGCCGCTGGTCCGACCGCAAAGCTTTGCGGGCCAGTCGCTCCCTGCGCCTGGCGGTGCCGGCTTTTCGGGCATCATCCATATCCACGGCAGGTTGGTCGACCCGACGCTTGGGCTCGATCCGACGCCGCTGGTCCTCACCAGCGCCGACTATGGCGACGCCTATATGCGCTCGGGCTGGGCCTCACGATTCCTGTTCGATCTCGCCCGCTGCAAGACCATCGTCCTCATCGGCTACAGCGCCAACGATGCGCCGGTCCGTTACTTCCTAAATGTGCTGGAGGCCGACCGCGTCCGTTTTCCTGACTTGCACCCCGTCTATGCCTTAGACGCCTATGAGGATGATCCTGTCGAGGCAGAGGCGGGGTGGGGCACGCTGGCGGTCACGCCGCTCACTTATTGCAAGCTTAACCCCTTGACCGGTGCCCGCGATCATTCGCCGCTCTGGAATGACCTCCACCGGCTTGCCAATATCATCGAGCGCCCCAAGCGATCGCGCGAGGAGCTCGCGCGGCAGATTCACATCGGCTACAGCAGCGCGCTCACCGATCAGCAGTTGCGCGAGCTTTCGTGGCTCTTCACCGACCGCAGCGATCTCTGGCCCATCACGCTTGACACCATCACCGATCCAGGCTGGTTCCGCGTCTTTCAAGACAACAAACTCTGGTCGATTCAAGACGCCACTTGGGTGATCCCCGCCTGGATCGGGCGCAATTTCGAGGACCGCCAGCGCTTCACGATCGCCGTCGAATGGCACGCGACCCTGGGATATGACTTCCTCTCTCGCCTCGATCAACAGCTGCGGCAAGCCCCACCGGTATCGTCCTTCTGGCTCAAGGCATGGCGCATACTGCTTTCGGCCGGGCCGGCCGAGCGTGCCGGCGACTTCGACGAGAATGCCTATGCCCTCAAACAGAAGCTCGAATCGGGCCTGATCCTCGATGGCGAGCTCGCGCAGGCGGTGAATCTTCTTGCGCCGATGCTCGTGGTCCGTCGACCTTGGCGGCTCCATGAAGATGACGGGGATGAGGTGGCGGAATCTGTCGACGCGGAAGCTGCCGAGCCGCGGCTGTCGAATCTTGCCGCGCTCGATCTCCATGTCATTGACGAGTATGGCGCGAACGAGATCATCGAAGCTCTGAATGCACTAGACGACTATGCGGTGCGTATCCTCGAACTTGGCAGCGAAGCTCTGCGCTCCTCGCTTCAGCAGTCGGTCGATCTCGGGATGATCGCCGAGGATTACGACACTAGCGACTACAGTGTCCCCTCGGTCGAGGATCATAGCCAGAACGAGCATCACAACGGCGTGATCTTCCTCGTTCGTGCGATCGTGGACGCTTTTCCCAAAGCGGCCGCCGTCGATCGTGATCGCGCCCGCGCGCAGGCGGCGCAATGGCGGACCTGGCCCGGCCGGATGGGTACTCGGCTGCTGCTCCATGCGGCGCGCGACGTAACCGCTTTCTCGGCGGACGAAGCGCTGCAGCTACTGCTTGAGCTGGAGGACACCGATTTCTGGATCATCCGCCGCGAGTTTGCCCTAGCGCTGCTCGACAGGGCCACAGCCACCACGCCCACGCTCCTGGATGCTATCGAGGCCCGGATCCGGACCAGCGGTGACGCCTACTATGCCCGCTATCCTCTGAAAGAAGGCCAGATCGACTGGCGCGCACATGCTCGCGACAGCGAGGTCTGGCTCCGTCTGAAGATGCTCGATGGAGCAGGCTCGCTCTCTGAAGCTGGCCGGGCCGAACTCGACGCAATCGTTGCCCGAAGGCCTCATCTCGAACGCGCAGTCGAGGACCGCGACTTTTTCGGTTCCTACAGCTATGGTGTACGGACCGTGGTGGGCGACAGCGGGCCGATCGTCGAGGCCGATCCTGACAATCGCCTGAAGGTCGCCGCGGAACTCAGCCAGAGCCCCGACATCGATCGGCAGATGGGCTGGAGAAGCTATTGCCGCTCCGACCCCAAAGGCGCGCTTGAGACACTCGTGGCCGCCGAGCTGACCGCGCCCAATGTCGCCTTGTGGGATGATCTGCTGGCGGCGCTAGCGGTCCGCAATGACGAGAAGGATGCGCCGCTGCGCAACCAGCTCGTGGTCGATGCCCTGGCGCACCTTGAGGCGCTCGACATGCAAGCCCTCCAGCCAATTGCTGCGAGCGTGGTTGATCTACTGATGTTCGGCCCGCGCCGGCTCATCGCAAACCTTGAGGACTGGTGCGACCGGCTCTGGCCTGCGGTGCAGCTTCCCGACCACGAGATCGACTTCGAGAAAAAACTCTACGAGACCGCCATTAATCGCGCCGCCGGCAGGCTCGCGCAGGTCCTCCTGGCAGAGCTCGATCACACGCGTAAGACCGAGGGACAATATGAGGTACGCCAGCGTGCGCGGCTCGCTTTGGTCGCGAGCGACGAGGGTCAGGCGGGGATCGTCGGGCGCGCGGTGCTCATCCACGACTTTGCCTTCATGCTCCTTGCCGATGCGGAGCTGGTCGAGG comes from the Ancylobacter pratisalsi genome and includes:
- a CDS encoding SIR2 family protein, which translates into the protein MSLRFSDHGPEFPSALIDALMAGNVVFLCGTGISAPQLPDFKSLVDRTYARLGVEMDASEQRSYDGQRFEEVLGALGRRLADPEAMMRAASELLAVPADPQLDQHRTVLRLSRDLSNRVLTVTTNFDTLLERALDLPAPLVRPQSFAGQSLPAPGGAGFSGIIHIHGRLVDPTLGLDPTPLVLTSADYGDAYMRSGWASRFLFDLARCKTIVLIGYSANDAPVRYFLNVLEADRVRFPDLHPVYALDAYEDDPVEAEAGWGTLAVTPLTYCKLNPLTGARDHSPLWNDLHRLANIIERPKRSREELARQIHIGYSSALTDQQLRELSWLFTDRSDLWPITLDTITDPGWFRVFQDNKLWSIQDATWVIPAWIGRNFEDRQRFTIAVEWHATLGYDFLSRLDQQLRQAPPVSSFWLKAWRILLSAGPAERAGDFDENAYALKQKLESGLILDGELAQAVNLLAPMLVVRRPWRLHEDDGDEVAESVDAEAAEPRLSNLAALDLHVIDEYGANEIIEALNALDDYAVRILELGSEALRSSLQQSVDLGMIAEDYDTSDYSVPSVEDHSQNEHHNGVIFLVRAIVDAFPKAAAVDRDRARAQAAQWRTWPGRMGTRLLLHAARDVTAFSADEALQLLLELEDTDFWIIRREFALALLDRATATTPTLLDAIEARIRTSGDAYYARYPLKEGQIDWRAHARDSEVWLRLKMLDGAGSLSEAGRAELDAIVARRPHLERAVEDRDFFGSYSYGVRTVVGDSGPIVEADPDNRLKVAAELSQSPDIDRQMGWRSYCRSDPKGALETLVAAELTAPNVALWDDLLAALAVRNDEKDAPLRNQLVVDALAHLEALDMQALQPIAASVVDLLMFGPRRLIANLEDWCDRLWPAVQLPDHEIDFEKKLYETAINRAAGRLAQVLLAELDHTRKTEGQYEVRQRARLALVASDEGQAGIVGRAVLIHDFAFMLLADAELVEAHLLSRLVADTEEARGLRAVLVSHSSITPEVTKVAPEAVLRGVVESRADSGSAAQTASGILRPALASVRGDDADRWGIGEADVRRALREAPLKIRTGTLNVLVRWMHNDKGGAEEAWEKMVAPFFDRVWPKERRFVDDALNRDLMAIAVGSGRFFPDAVAKLRPFFSPYARERASVHPIKQSKVPEAYPHHVLDLLWLIFGPTGSSSYDMANILDRLVAADPSIEIDRRYQSLEQRTIRLH